A stretch of Desulfobacter hydrogenophilus DNA encodes these proteins:
- the ilvN gene encoding acetolactate synthase small subunit — translation METNRYILSILVDNEPGVLSRISGLFSGRGFNIDSLSVAKTADPDVSVVTLATFCDAHIIEQIKKQLHKLINVITVNDLTQKKYVERELVLVKVHAKTEKRAEIMRIVDIFRSRIVDVGCSHFIIEVSGDSGKIKAFVELMKPMGIVEIASTGTIALGRETGK, via the coding sequence ATGGAAACCAACAGATATATTTTATCAATTCTTGTGGACAATGAACCGGGGGTTCTGTCCCGGATTTCAGGCCTGTTCTCGGGCCGCGGGTTTAACATTGACTCCTTAAGCGTTGCAAAAACAGCAGATCCGGATGTTTCAGTGGTCACCTTGGCCACCTTCTGTGACGCACACATCATAGAACAGATCAAAAAACAGCTGCATAAGCTGATCAATGTCATCACGGTTAATGATTTAACGCAAAAAAAATATGTGGAGCGTGAGCTTGTCCTGGTCAAGGTCCATGCAAAAACCGAAAAACGGGCTGAAATTATGCGGATTGTTGATATTTTCAGATCCAGGATCGTTGATGTGGGCTGCTCACACTTTATTATTGAAGTGTCAGGAGATTCAGGCAAAATAAAGGCCTTTGTTGAGCTGATGAAGCCCATGGGCATTGTTGAGATTGCCTCCACCGGCACCATTGCCCTGGGCAGGGAGACCGGAAAATGA
- the cimA gene encoding citramalate synthase, translating into MNVVKAKKKALLYDTTLRDGMQGENIFFSPEDKLKIAMRLDDAGIHYIEGGWPGSNPGAQAFFDLVRDKQFKQAKICAFGSTRRQNSTCEEDGNIKALIDSDAPVVTIFGKSWDLHVTEIMNNTREENLAMITQSVSYLKAQGREVFYDAEHFYDGYKANADFALETLEAALEGGTRCLILCDTNGGSLPCDIDTITRKIIAHFKNYDDVIFGIHTHNDCAMAVANTINAVHAGATMVQGTINGYGERCGNADLTAIIPILALKMHRNCISEENLAKLQNLSRFVSETANMQPIASRPFVGHSAFTHKGGVHVSAIMKNPKAYEHIAPELVGNRRRVLVSEQSGKSNIVYKAKELGVDLGDDESKKTLIVNNIKEMENYGYEFDTAEGTLKLLMEKLTEQYQSHFDLESFRVVVEKDKERPCYSHAMIKIRVGNETEITSAEGEGPVSALDNALRKALATMYPGVKDLHLVDFKVRVIDGSDGTDSKVRVLIESRDTDNIFSTIGVSEDIIEASWQALADSFQYKLALDHKK; encoded by the coding sequence ATGAATGTAGTAAAAGCAAAGAAAAAAGCCTTGCTTTACGACACAACCTTACGCGATGGGATGCAGGGGGAAAATATTTTCTTTTCCCCCGAGGATAAGCTCAAAATCGCCATGCGACTGGATGATGCCGGTATCCACTACATTGAAGGGGGCTGGCCCGGCTCCAATCCAGGGGCCCAGGCTTTTTTTGATCTGGTCAGGGACAAACAGTTCAAACAGGCCAAAATCTGCGCATTCGGATCCACAAGAAGACAAAATTCAACCTGTGAAGAAGACGGCAACATCAAGGCCCTGATTGATTCAGATGCGCCAGTGGTTACAATTTTCGGCAAATCCTGGGATCTGCATGTCACAGAGATCATGAACAATACCCGGGAAGAAAACCTGGCCATGATTACGCAAAGCGTATCCTATCTCAAGGCCCAGGGTCGTGAAGTCTTCTATGATGCTGAACATTTTTACGACGGATATAAGGCCAACGCCGATTTTGCGCTGGAAACCCTGGAAGCGGCTTTGGAAGGTGGGACCCGTTGTCTGATACTGTGTGACACCAACGGCGGCAGCCTCCCCTGTGACATTGACACCATCACCAGGAAAATCATTGCCCATTTCAAAAATTATGATGATGTCATTTTTGGTATACATACCCATAATGACTGTGCCATGGCTGTTGCCAACACCATCAACGCAGTGCATGCCGGTGCAACCATGGTGCAGGGCACAATAAACGGATATGGGGAACGCTGCGGCAATGCCGATCTCACAGCGATTATCCCCATCCTGGCTCTTAAGATGCACAGGAATTGTATCAGTGAAGAAAATTTGGCCAAGCTACAGAATCTGTCCAGATTTGTATCTGAGACAGCCAATATGCAGCCCATCGCCTCCAGACCCTTTGTGGGTCACTCTGCGTTTACGCATAAAGGCGGGGTTCATGTGTCGGCCATCATGAAAAACCCCAAAGCCTATGAACACATAGCTCCGGAACTTGTGGGCAACCGCCGACGGGTTCTGGTATCCGAGCAGTCCGGCAAGAGCAACATTGTCTATAAGGCCAAGGAACTTGGGGTTGATCTGGGCGATGACGAATCCAAAAAGACCTTGATTGTCAACAACATCAAGGAGATGGAAAACTACGGGTATGAATTTGACACAGCGGAAGGGACCCTGAAGCTGCTCATGGAAAAACTCACAGAGCAGTATCAATCCCATTTTGATCTGGAATCCTTCAGAGTGGTGGTGGAAAAGGACAAGGAACGCCCCTGTTATTCCCATGCCATGATCAAAATCCGGGTTGGAAACGAAACCGAAATCACCTCAGCCGAAGGCGAAGGTCCGGTATCTGCCCTTGATAATGCCCTGAGAAAGGCATTGGCGACCATGTATCCCGGCGTCAAAGACCTTCATCTGGTGGATTTTAAAGTTCGTGTTATTGACGGATCCGACGGAACCGATTCAAAAGTCAGGGTATTGATCGAGTCCCGGGATACGGACAATATCTTTTCAACCATTGGTGTTTCCGAGGATATTATCGAAGCCTCATGGCAGGCGCTGGCGGACAGTTTTCAGTATAAACTGGCGCTGGACCATAAAAAATGA
- the ilvB gene encoding biosynthetic-type acetolactate synthase large subunit — protein MKLTGAQILIKMIKAQGVDTIFGYPGGATIDIHDEIIKHDDLRHILVRHEQGAVHMADAYARAHKSTGVALVTSGPGATNAVTGLASAHCDSIPIVVFTGQVPTGLIGNDAFQEVDIVGITRPCTKHNYLVKDPNQLAEIIQEAFFIAGSGRPGPVLVDLPKDVVQAQIEFEIPGPTKMRNYKPNYKPNKKQLTKAIKMLKEARRPVMFGGGGIISSGASDEFTRIAKYANIPVTASLMGLGAFPGSDDNWLGMLGMHGTYRANMSIGHSDLIFAAGVRFDDRVTGNLEKFAPDAQIIQIDIDPTSIHKNVNVDCPIVGDCKMALASIAALMEKEAPENFMNDRDAWMNRINEWKELTPLTYDQSFDTIKPQYVVEKLYEVTQGKAIVTTEVGQNQMWSAQYYHFEAPNHFITSGGLGVMGFGLPAAIGAKAAAPDKTVVCVAGDGSIQMNSQELMTAVAEKLDVKIVILNNRYLGMVRQWQELFYNKVYADTNMEAQPDFVKLAEAYGATGFRCDDPAKVTQTLETGLNTPGTVIMEFVVDREESVYPMVPAGGAITDMLLV, from the coding sequence ATGAAACTTACAGGGGCCCAAATCCTGATTAAGATGATAAAGGCACAGGGTGTTGACACGATCTTCGGATATCCCGGCGGTGCCACCATTGATATCCATGATGAAATCATTAAACATGACGACTTGCGCCATATTCTGGTGCGACACGAACAGGGGGCTGTTCACATGGCCGATGCCTATGCAAGGGCGCATAAATCCACCGGTGTCGCACTTGTCACCTCGGGACCCGGTGCCACAAATGCCGTAACAGGACTTGCATCCGCCCATTGCGATTCCATTCCCATTGTCGTCTTTACAGGCCAGGTGCCCACAGGCCTTATCGGCAATGATGCTTTCCAGGAAGTGGACATCGTCGGCATCACACGCCCCTGCACAAAACACAACTACCTGGTCAAAGATCCAAACCAGCTTGCGGAGATCATCCAGGAAGCCTTTTTCATTGCCGGATCCGGCCGCCCCGGTCCTGTACTGGTGGATCTTCCCAAGGATGTTGTCCAGGCGCAAATTGAGTTTGAGATACCCGGGCCTACAAAAATGCGCAACTACAAGCCCAATTACAAACCGAATAAAAAGCAGTTGACAAAGGCTATAAAAATGCTCAAAGAGGCCCGCCGTCCCGTAATGTTCGGCGGTGGCGGCATCATTTCATCCGGTGCAAGCGATGAATTTACCCGGATTGCAAAATATGCCAATATCCCAGTTACGGCATCTCTGATGGGACTTGGTGCCTTTCCAGGATCCGATGATAATTGGCTTGGCATGCTCGGCATGCACGGCACCTACCGGGCCAATATGAGTATTGGCCATAGCGACTTGATTTTTGCGGCTGGTGTAAGATTTGATGACCGAGTAACCGGCAACCTTGAAAAATTTGCACCTGACGCACAAATCATTCAAATCGACATTGACCCCACATCCATTCATAAAAATGTTAACGTTGACTGCCCCATTGTAGGGGACTGCAAAATGGCCCTGGCAAGTATTGCCGCGCTTATGGAAAAAGAAGCACCTGAAAATTTTATGAACGACCGGGATGCATGGATGAACCGCATCAACGAGTGGAAAGAGCTGACACCTCTGACGTACGACCAGTCCTTTGACACCATCAAACCGCAATATGTGGTTGAAAAACTGTATGAGGTCACCCAAGGCAAAGCCATTGTTACCACGGAAGTGGGGCAAAACCAGATGTGGTCGGCCCAGTACTATCATTTTGAAGCGCCCAATCATTTTATAACATCAGGCGGTCTTGGTGTTATGGGGTTTGGCCTGCCCGCAGCCATCGGTGCCAAGGCCGCGGCCCCTGACAAAACAGTTGTCTGTGTGGCAGGGGATGGCTCAATACAGATGAATTCCCAGGAGCTGATGACGGCTGTCGCTGAAAAACTGGATGTAAAAATCGTTATTTTAAACAACCGCTATCTTGGGATGGTGCGCCAATGGCAGGAACTTTTCTACAACAAAGTATATGCCGACACCAATATGGAGGCCCAGCCCGATTTTGTAAAGCTTGCCGAAGCTTACGGGGCAACCGGTTTCAGGTGTGACGATCCGGCCAAGGTGACCCAGACCCTTGAAACGGGATTGAATACCCCCGGTACGGTGATCATGGAATTTGTTGTAGACCGTGAAGAATCGGTCTATCCAATGGTTCCGGCAGGCGGGGCCATCACTGATATGCTTCTGGTTTAA